CGTGTACGGCGGGACGGGGCGGTGACGGTGACCACGACCACCACGACCAGCGCGGGTCGCAGCATCCGCAAGCCCACCCTCGCCGTCGTCGGGGCCACCGGCGCCGTCGGCGCCGTCATGCTCGACATCCTCAGCAGCCGGCCCGACGTGTGGGGCGAGATCCGCCTCGTCGCCTCCGCGCGCTCCGCCGGCAAGGTCCTGCAGGTCCGGGGCGAGGACGTCGAGGTCAAGGCGCTGTCGCCCGGCGTGTTCGACGGCGTCGACGTCGCGATGTTCGACGTGCCCGACGAGGTGAGTGCCGACTGGGCGCCCGTCGCGGCCGCCCGCGGCGCCGTCGCGGTCGACAACTCCGGCGCCTTCCGCATGGACCCCGACGTGCCGCTCGTCGTGCCCGAGGTCAACCCGGAGGCGGTCCGCGAACGCCCCAAGGGGATCATCGCGAACCCCAACTGCACGACGCTCACGATGATGGCCGCGCTCGGTGCCCTGCACCGCCGCTGGCGCCTCACCCAGCTCGTCGTCGCGAGCTACCAGGCCGCCTCCGGCGCGGGCCGGCCGGGCATCGACCGGCTGCGCGCCGAGCTCGGGGTGGTCGCCGCCGACGAGACCCTCGGCAGCAGCGCGGGGGACGTCCGCCGCGCGGTCGCCGCCGCCCTCGACGACGGCGCCGAGGACCGGTTCCCGTTCGGGGCGCCGCTCGCGATGAACGTCGTGCCCTTCGCGGGGAGCCTGAAGGACGACGGCTGGACGAGTGAGGAGCTGAAGGTCCGCAACGAGTCGCGGAAGATCCTCGGCATCCCGGACCTCAAGGTGTCGGCGACGTGCGTGCGCGTGCCCGTCGTCACGACCCACTCCCTCGCGGTGCACGCGACGTTCGCCTCGACGCTCACCGCGGACGAGGCGCGCGCGGAGCTCGCCGCGCAGCCGACGGTCGTCGTGCTCGACGAGCCGGAGAAGGGCGTGTACCCGACGCCCGCCGACGTCGTCGGCGAGGACCCGACGTACGTGGGACGCATCCGGCAGGCGCTCGACTTCCCCGACACGCTCGACCTCTTCGTCAGCGGCGACAACCTCCGCAAGGGCGCCGCGCTCAACACGGCGGAGATCGCCGAGCTCGTGGCGGCCGAGCTCACCGGGGGCTGAGCGTGCCGACAGGGGGCCGCGGCACCACCCGGGGGGCCGGCCGGCTCCTCGGCGGCCTCATGGCGGTGGGCGCGTGCACGCTCGCGTGGTCGCTGGCGGAGGCCCGCAGCTTCGTCCTGCGGCGCAGCGAGGTCCCGGTGCTGCGCCCGGGGGAGCGGCCGCTGCGACTGCTCCACCTCTCCGACCTCCACCTGACGCCCGGGCGCCTCGCCGAGCGTCGCTGGGTGCAGGGGCTCGCGGCGCTGGAGCCGGACATCACGGTCGTGACCGGGGACATGCTCGCGCACGTCGACGCCGTCCCCGCCGTGCTCGACGCCCTCGACGGGCTCCTCGAGCGCCCGGGAGCGTTCGTGCTCGGGTCCAACGACTACCACGCGCCGCAGTGGCGCAACCCGCTCCGCTACTTCGCGGGGCCGTCCTCGACCCTGCCGTCCCCGCCGCCGCTGCCGACCGACGACCTCGTCGGCAGCCTCACGAGCGCCGGGTGGCTCGACCTCGACAACGCCCGAGGCTCGCTCGTCGTCGACGGGCGGACCGTCCGCCTCGTCGGCGTCGACGACCCGCACCTGCGCCGGGACCGGATGCCGCCCCCGGAAGCCGGCCGCCACGCCGACGGGCTCCGGCTCGGCGTCGCGCACGCGCCGTACACACGCGTCCTCGACGCCATGGCGGAGGACGGCGCCGACCTCGTGCTCGCGGGGCACACGCACGGGGGGCAGGTGTGCGTGCCGGGCGTGGGGGCCCTCGTCACCAACTGCGACCTGCCCCGCCGCTACGCGAAGGGCGTGTTCACGTGGGCCTCCCCGACGCTGCCGCCGGACCGGTTCGGGTCGCCGCCGAGCGCCTGGGTGAACGTCAGCGCCGGGCTCGGCACCAGCCCGTTCGCACCGGTCCGCCTGGCGTGCCGCCCCGAGGCGTCGCTGCTCACGCTCGTCCCTCGCGCGTGAGCGCCGGGTGCGCGCGCGGGGACCTGCTCGTCCTCGCGGCGCCGGTACCGTGGGCGCCGTGAGCCCCCGCTTCGCCGCCGTCGTGCTCGGGGGGGACATCGGCGCGTACTCGCTCGCGCGGCACTTCCACGAGAACCACGGGGTGAAGGCGACCGTCGTCTCGGCCGCCGCGAGCGGCCTCATGGCCCGCTCCACGGTCATGCACCACGTCGCGGTCCCCGAGCTGGAGGACCCGGACGTCCTCGTCGCCGCCGTCCACCGGGCGGTCGCGCCCGACCGGCCCACCCTCGTGCTCGCGAGCGCCGACCGGCTCGTAAGCCGGCTCGTGGCGCTGCGGGACCGCCTGCCCGCGACGGCCGTCCTGCCGTACGTCGAGGAGCCGCTGCTGCGCCGCATGACGGACAAGGCGAGGTTCAGCGCCCTGTGCGACGAGCTCGGCGTCGCCCACCCGGCGACCGTGGTCGTCGACCTCGCCACGCTGCCGGCGGCCGCGACGGCCGCCGACGTCGACGCCCTCGTCGACACCTCGGCTCTCACCTTCCCCGTCTTCGCGAAGGCCGCGAGCACGGTCGCGTACGCCGCCGTGCGCTTCACGGGCAAGAGCAAGGGGTTCGAGGTCGCGGACCGCCCGCAGCTGCTCGAGCTGCTCGCGCGCGTCCGTCGCGCCGGGTACACCGACGCCTTCCTCGTGCAGGAGCTCGTGGCCGGCGACGACGCCGGGATGCGGATCCTCACGTGCTGGTCGGACCGCTCCGGCCGGGTCCGCTACTCCTCCTACGGCCAGGTCCTGCTGGAGGAGCACGCCCCCAGCGCGATCGGCAACCCCGCTGCCATCCTCACCGACCACGACGAGGCGGTGGTGGCCGACGCGACGCGCCTCCTCGAGCACGTCGGGTGGACGGGCTGGGCGAACTTCGACCTCAAGGCGGACCCCCGGACCGGCCGCACCCTCTTCTTCGAGCTCAACCCGCGCCTCGGGCGGAGCAACTTCTACGTCGCCGCCGGGCAGCTCGACCCCGTCGGACCGTACGTCCGCGAGCACGTGCTCGACGAGGACCCCTTCCCGCCCGGCTTCCCCGCTCACGCGGAACCGGGGCACCTGTTCACGGTCCTGCCCAAGCACCTGCTGCTGCGCTACCTCGACGAGGCGACCCGTGCCCGGGTGAAGGCCGCCTACCGGGGCGGGCGCGTGCACAACCCGCTGTGGTACGCCGCGGAGCACGACCCCCGCCGTACCGCCTACCTCGTCGCCAGCCACGTCAACCAGTACCGCAAGTTCGCCCGGCACTACCCGCTCGCCGTCGCCCGGTCCCGCGCGGCCACCCCGGTCGGGCCGCGCGCGTGACGCGCCGCCTCGTCGGCGTCGTCGGCGGGGTGGGCCCCCTCGCGACCGCCTACTTCCTCGACCGGGTCGTCCGGCTCACCGACGCCGCGACCGACCAGGAGCACGTCGACCTCGTCGTCCACCAGCGGGCCTCGATCCCCGACCGGACCGCGTTCCTCCTCGGTCGTAGCGACGCCGACCCGGGGCCGGTCATGGCGGCGTGCGCGCGCGAGCTCGTCCAGCTCGGTGCGGAGGCGGTCGTGCTGCCGTGCAACACGGCGGAGCCGTTCCTGCCGGTCGTGCAGGCGGAGGCCGGGGTCGAGGTCGTCGGCATCGTCCGGGCCACTGTCGCAGAGGCGGTCGGGACCGTCCCGGGGCTCGACCGGGTCGGTGTCCTCGCCACCGACGGCACGCTCGCCGCGCGGACGTACCACGACGAGCTGGCCCGCGTGGGCGCGGAGGCGGTCGTCCCCGACCCGGCCGACCAGGCCGTCGTCATGCGCGTCATCTACGAGCAGGTGAAGGCGGGCCGGGAGGTCGACGTCGCCGCGCTCGCGGCCGTCGCCGACCGGCTCGCCGCCCGGGGCGCCCAGTGCGTCGTCCTCGGGTGCACGGAGCTCTCCGTCGTCGCGGCGAGCACGACGGCGCTCACCGTGGCGACCGTCGTCGACTCCGTCGAGGCGCTCGCCCGCGCGACGATCCGCCTCGCCGGCGCCCCGGTCGCCGCACCCTGACGGCAGACCCCGGCAGCCGTGCCCGGGAGACGCCGAGAGGCCGGCTCCCCGGAGGGAACCGGCCTCTCACGCACGTCGGGCTGGCGGGATTTGAACCCACGACCCCCTCGTCCCGAACGAGGTGCGCTACCAAGCTGCGCTACAGCCCGTGCGGTGCCCGAGTGTAGCCGAGGCGAGCGGGCACCCGTGACGCCGACCGGTGGCTGACGGCCTCAGTCGTCGTCACCGCCACCGCCGCCGCCGTTGCCACCGCCGCCGTTGCCACCGCCGCCGTTGCCGCCGCCGCCGTTGCCGCCGCTCGGCGGGGAGGGCTGCGGGGTGGGCGTCGGTGTCGGCGTCGGCTCCGGCTCGGGAGCCGGCGGCGGCGGGGGCGGCGGCTCCTCGCCGGCGGACAGCACGAGCGTCACCGAGTCGCCGCGGCGCAGCAGCGCCCCGGAGCCGGGGGACTGGCCGACGACCCGGCCCTCGGGCACGGAGTCGGAGAACTGGCGGGACCCCGACACCGACACCCGCAGGCCGAGGCGCTCGAGCTCCTGCCGGGCGGCGTCGACCGAGTCGCCCCGCACGGACGGCACGGCGAACTGCGGGCCGAAGACGATGTCGTCGTCGGGGTCGGTGAACTCCTCGTCGCCCCAGCCGAACTGCTGCGACGCGGGGATCATGAACCGGTCCCACGTCGGCAGGGACAGCGTCGAGCCGAAGATCTCGGGGATCCGGCGGCCGTTGACGGGGAACGACTCCAGCGACTGGGGCCGTCCGTCGACGCCCGGGTCACCGACCCACACCGACGCCGCGACCTCGGGCGTGTACCCCGTGAACCACACCGCGACCGAACCCGACGTCGTCCCGGTCTTGCCCGCGGCGGTGCCGGTGAACTCCGAGCGCCGCGCCGTGCCCTCGACGAGGGTCTCCTGCAGCGCCTCGTTGACGCCGCGTGCGACGTCGGCATCGACGACCTGCTGGCAGTCCGCCTGCGGGATCGACAGGTTGTTGCCCTCCCGGTCGGTGATGCCGCGGATCGCGTAGCTGTTGCAGTGGACGCCCTCGGCGGCGAACGTCGCGTACGCCTCGGCGACCGAGAGCGGCGACACCGAGCTGACGCCGAGCGCCATGACCGGCTGCATCTCGACCTGACCGTCGGGGTCGGTCGCCGGGGTCAGCCCGACCCGCGTCGCCATCTCCTGGATGTCGCAGAGGTCGAGCTGGCTCGTGATCTCCACGTAGGCGGTGTTGGAGGAGCGGAAGGTCGCCTCCGCGATGCTGAGCGACGACGCCGTCCCGCCGGAGTTGTTGATGGGGAACGTCTGGTTGTCGCGTCGGACAGGGCTGCCGCACTGCGTGAAGTCGCGGAAGCGGAACTCGCGCCGCTGCGGCGCGGGGACGCGCTCGTTGAGCGTCCGGCCCTGCTCGAGCCACGTCGCGAGCACGATCGGCTTCATGTTCGACCCCGGCTGGAAGCCGACGCCGCCGCCGTAGCGCTGGTCGACGTTGTAGTTGGTGAACGTGAACGCGGGGTCGGTGCCGTCGCCGCCGTACTGGCGGTTCTGCGCCATCGCGAGGATCTTGCCGCTGCCGGGCTGCACGACGCTGAGCGCGACACCGGCGCGGTCGGTCTCCGTCACCTGGGTACGGACCGCCTGCCACGCGAGGTCCTGCACCTCGCGGTCGATCGTCGTCATGATCCGCAGACCACCGCGGTTGA
Above is a genomic segment from Aquipuribacter nitratireducens containing:
- a CDS encoding aspartate-semialdehyde dehydrogenase; translation: MLDILSSRPDVWGEIRLVASARSAGKVLQVRGEDVEVKALSPGVFDGVDVAMFDVPDEVSADWAPVAAARGAVAVDNSGAFRMDPDVPLVVPEVNPEAVRERPKGIIANPNCTTLTMMAALGALHRRWRLTQLVVASYQAASGAGRPGIDRLRAELGVVAADETLGSSAGDVRRAVAAALDDGAEDRFPFGAPLAMNVVPFAGSLKDDGWTSEELKVRNESRKILGIPDLKVSATCVRVPVVTTHSLAVHATFASTLTADEARAELAAQPTVVVLDEPEKGVYPTPADVVGEDPTYVGRIRQALDFPDTLDLFVSGDNLRKGAALNTAEIAELVAAELTGG
- a CDS encoding metallophosphoesterase is translated as MPTGGRGTTRGAGRLLGGLMAVGACTLAWSLAEARSFVLRRSEVPVLRPGERPLRLLHLSDLHLTPGRLAERRWVQGLAALEPDITVVTGDMLAHVDAVPAVLDALDGLLERPGAFVLGSNDYHAPQWRNPLRYFAGPSSTLPSPPPLPTDDLVGSLTSAGWLDLDNARGSLVVDGRTVRLVGVDDPHLRRDRMPPPEAGRHADGLRLGVAHAPYTRVLDAMAEDGADLVLAGHTHGGQVCVPGVGALVTNCDLPRRYAKGVFTWASPTLPPDRFGSPPSAWVNVSAGLGTSPFAPVRLACRPEASLLTLVPRA
- a CDS encoding carboxylate--amine ligase; this encodes MSPRFAAVVLGGDIGAYSLARHFHENHGVKATVVSAAASGLMARSTVMHHVAVPELEDPDVLVAAVHRAVAPDRPTLVLASADRLVSRLVALRDRLPATAVLPYVEEPLLRRMTDKARFSALCDELGVAHPATVVVDLATLPAAATAADVDALVDTSALTFPVFAKAASTVAYAAVRFTGKSKGFEVADRPQLLELLARVRRAGYTDAFLVQELVAGDDAGMRILTCWSDRSGRVRYSSYGQVLLEEHAPSAIGNPAAILTDHDEAVVADATRLLEHVGWTGWANFDLKADPRTGRTLFFELNPRLGRSNFYVAAGQLDPVGPYVREHVLDEDPFPPGFPAHAEPGHLFTVLPKHLLLRYLDEATRARVKAAYRGGRVHNPLWYAAEHDPRRTAYLVASHVNQYRKFARHYPLAVARSRAATPVGPRA
- a CDS encoding aspartate/glutamate racemase family protein, producing the protein MTRRLVGVVGGVGPLATAYFLDRVVRLTDAATDQEHVDLVVHQRASIPDRTAFLLGRSDADPGPVMAACARELVQLGAEAVVLPCNTAEPFLPVVQAEAGVEVVGIVRATVAEAVGTVPGLDRVGVLATDGTLAARTYHDELARVGAEAVVPDPADQAVVMRVIYEQVKAGREVDVAALAAVADRLAARGAQCVVLGCTELSVVAASTTALTVATVVDSVEALARATIRLAGAPVAAP
- a CDS encoding penicillin-binding protein, encoding MRGRDTRVIRAAAGGHRPRVAARTGVLLRLRRDDAGNAATTLVRVTTLLAGFLAVAVVAGVLSAGLVLPAAGAAGYLTRSGVDYYEELPTDLDIPPLSQTSAMFDADDRLIARFYSENRVSTSLARMGEWAPKAIIAVEDERFYEHGGLDTRGTIRALANNVLGGSQQGASTLTQQYVKQVQLEAAVYSGDPEQLEAVQAQIAASGPVGYGRKLREAKLAISLEEQLTKDEILERYLNIANFGNATYGIQAAAQRYFSVNASDLTLAQAALLAGVVQSPSRWDPLDNPEAAISRRNTVLFRMLDTGAITEEQYAEASASELQLAPREPRRGCITAGNLAYFCDYVIRIFLSDPRYGETVEERENLLNRGGLRIMTTIDREVQDLAWQAVRTQVTETDRAGVALSVVQPGSGKILAMAQNRQYGGDGTDPAFTFTNYNVDQRYGGGVGFQPGSNMKPIVLATWLEQGRTLNERVPAPQRREFRFRDFTQCGSPVRRDNQTFPINNSGGTASSLSIAEATFRSSNTAYVEITSQLDLCDIQEMATRVGLTPATDPDGQVEMQPVMALGVSSVSPLSVAEAYATFAAEGVHCNSYAIRGITDREGNNLSIPQADCQQVVDADVARGVNEALQETLVEGTARRSEFTGTAAGKTGTTSGSVAVWFTGYTPEVAASVWVGDPGVDGRPQSLESFPVNGRRIPEIFGSTLSLPTWDRFMIPASQQFGWGDEEFTDPDDDIVFGPQFAVPSVRGDSVDAARQELERLGLRVSVSGSRQFSDSVPEGRVVGQSPGSGALLRRGDSVTLVLSAGEEPPPPPPPAPEPEPTPTPTPTPQPSPPSGGNGGGGNGGGGNGGGGNGGGGGGDDD